In Streptomyces durocortorensis, a genomic segment contains:
- a CDS encoding PLP-dependent cysteine synthase family protein has product MHSSTADVTPPTRSALSGLVGNTPLLHISEPLAPTGRGFWAKLEGFNPGGIKDRPGLHMAERARARGDLRPGARIIESTSGTLGLGLALAGMVYGHPVTLVTDPGLELSMSRLLTAYGARVNVVAEPHPTGGWQQARRDRVTQLLAQHPGSWCPDQYNNPDNTTAYTPLALELATELGHIDVLVCSVGTGGHSAGVSRVLRQLYPNLTLVGVDTIGSTIFGQPARTRLMRGLGSSIYPRNVAYEQFSEVHWVAPSEAVWSCRQLATSHYATGGWSVGAVALVAGWLARSLPKEARIAAIFPDGPQRYLSTVYDDDYCAAHGLLDGPPAIEPDVVGRLDEKEVTRWTRCATVVDPLTLTDTDTDADADADADAGLNDEDLADSTQEQV; this is encoded by the coding sequence ATGCACTCCTCGACCGCAGACGTCACGCCCCCCACCCGCTCCGCCCTTTCCGGGCTGGTGGGCAACACCCCGCTCCTCCACATCTCGGAGCCGCTCGCCCCCACGGGCCGCGGCTTCTGGGCCAAGCTGGAGGGCTTCAACCCCGGCGGCATCAAGGACCGCCCCGGCCTGCACATGGCCGAACGAGCCCGCGCCCGTGGCGATCTGCGCCCCGGCGCCCGGATCATCGAGTCCACCAGCGGCACCCTCGGGCTCGGCCTCGCCCTCGCCGGCATGGTGTACGGCCACCCCGTCACCCTGGTCACCGACCCGGGCCTGGAGTTGTCCATGAGCCGACTGCTGACCGCGTACGGCGCCCGGGTCAACGTGGTCGCCGAACCGCACCCGACCGGCGGCTGGCAGCAGGCCCGCCGCGACCGCGTGACCCAGCTCCTGGCACAGCACCCCGGGTCCTGGTGCCCGGACCAGTACAACAACCCGGACAACACCACCGCGTACACACCGCTCGCCCTCGAACTCGCCACCGAACTCGGCCACATCGATGTCCTGGTGTGCAGCGTCGGCACCGGCGGGCACTCCGCCGGCGTCTCCCGTGTCCTGCGCCAGCTCTATCCGAACCTGACCCTGGTCGGAGTGGACACCATCGGCTCGACGATCTTCGGCCAGCCGGCGCGCACACGGCTCATGCGCGGGCTCGGATCGAGCATCTACCCCCGAAACGTGGCGTACGAGCAGTTCAGCGAGGTGCACTGGGTGGCGCCGAGCGAGGCGGTGTGGTCCTGCCGTCAGCTCGCCACCTCCCACTACGCCACTGGCGGCTGGAGCGTCGGCGCGGTCGCCCTGGTCGCAGGCTGGCTCGCACGCTCGCTGCCCAAGGAGGCACGGATCGCCGCGATCTTCCCCGACGGCCCGCAGCGCTACCTCAGCACCGTGTACGACGACGACTACTGCGCCGCCCACGGTCTGCTCGACGGGCCCCCCGCGATCGAGCCCGACGTCGTCGGCCGCCTCGACGAGAAGGAGGTCACCCGCTGGACCCGCTGCGCCACCGTGGTCGACCCCCTCACGCTCACCGACACCGACACGGACGCAGACGCAGACGCAGACGCAGACGCAGGCCTGAACGACGAGGACCTCGCAGACTCCACGCAGGAGCAGGTCTGA
- a CDS encoding C40 family peptidase: MASHRRPKQSSPRYTGVITATAAAAVALSAQAASADPLPDPNKKGVTAQVDRLYEQATQATEKYNGAKEKSDALKKEVESLQDSTARKQGELNELRDRIGAVAAGQYRSGGLDPTLQLFLSEDPDTYLEKASALDRAGDRQTAALQQFLAQQRTLRQQRAEASEKLRELDSTEKELGKRKTEIQGKLREAQRLLNTLSTKERARIAQEEDRADRASARVELGNEASASERAAAAFAAAKSRVGMPYVWGASGPASFDCSGLTSWAYRQVGVTIPRTSQAQAGAGTRINSLSALKPGDLVIMRSDLSHVGFYAGNGQILHSPKPGAQVRYESIARSGMPFMWGVRIG; encoded by the coding sequence GTGGCCTCCCACCGCCGCCCGAAGCAGTCCAGTCCGCGCTACACCGGCGTCATCACCGCCACCGCAGCGGCGGCCGTGGCCCTGTCCGCCCAGGCCGCTTCGGCCGACCCCCTGCCCGACCCGAACAAGAAGGGCGTCACGGCGCAGGTGGACCGTCTGTACGAGCAGGCGACGCAGGCGACCGAGAAGTACAACGGGGCCAAGGAGAAGTCCGACGCGCTCAAGAAGGAAGTGGAGTCCCTCCAGGACTCAACGGCGCGCAAACAGGGCGAGCTGAACGAGCTCCGCGACAGGATCGGCGCAGTCGCCGCAGGCCAGTACCGTTCCGGCGGCCTCGACCCGACCCTCCAGCTGTTCCTCTCCGAGGATCCCGACACCTACCTGGAGAAGGCATCCGCCCTGGACCGGGCCGGCGACCGGCAGACTGCCGCGCTGCAGCAGTTCCTCGCCCAGCAGCGGACCCTCCGACAGCAGCGTGCGGAGGCGTCCGAGAAGCTGCGCGAACTCGACTCCACAGAGAAGGAACTCGGCAAGCGGAAGACGGAGATCCAGGGCAAACTGCGCGAGGCCCAGCGCCTCCTCAACACCCTCTCGACGAAGGAGCGGGCCCGGATCGCACAGGAGGAGGACCGGGCGGACCGGGCGAGCGCCCGGGTCGAGCTCGGCAACGAGGCCAGCGCCTCCGAGCGCGCCGCCGCGGCCTTCGCCGCCGCCAAGAGCAGGGTCGGCATGCCGTACGTCTGGGGCGCGAGCGGCCCGGCGTCGTTCGACTGCTCGGGGCTCACGTCCTGGGCATACCGCCAGGTCGGCGTGACGATACCCCGGACTTCCCAGGCACAGGCCGGCGCCGGGACGCGCATCAACTCCCTGAGCGCCCTGAAGCCCGGTGACCTGGTCATCATGCGCAGCGACCTCAGCCACGTCGGCTTCTACGCCGGCAACGGGCAGATCCTCCACTCGCCCAAGCCCGGCGCACAGGTCCGCTACGAGTCCATCGCCCGCAGCGGCATGCCCTTCATGTGGGGCGTACGCATCGGCTGA
- a CDS encoding ABC transporter ATP-binding protein: protein MKPTKAEPLLSVRELTTTYPGRRRAAPVRAVDGVSFDIAAGETLGLVGESGCGKSTTGRTIVRLLEPSAGSVRYDGRDIGHLSQRELKPLRKDLQMVFQDPHSSLNPRQTVARIISDPLLVQGSSAADARRRAAELMELVGLIPEHIDRYPHEFSGGQAQRIGIARALATSPRLVVADEPVSALDVSVQAQIVNLMERLQRELGLAYLFIAHDLSVVKRVCDRVAVMYLGRIVEIGDKERVYAAPAHPYTRALLSAVPLPDPVAERTRERITLLGDPPSPAAPPPGCTFHPRCPKAQAVCRTEAPLLRIDAPGGTRRVACHFPESL, encoded by the coding sequence ATGAAGCCCACGAAGGCCGAACCCCTCCTCTCCGTACGAGAGCTGACGACCACCTATCCCGGGCGGCGGCGCGCCGCCCCGGTCCGGGCCGTCGACGGCGTCAGCTTCGACATCGCGGCCGGCGAGACGCTGGGCCTGGTGGGCGAGTCGGGCTGCGGCAAGTCCACCACCGGGCGCACGATCGTCCGCCTCCTGGAGCCGTCCGCAGGCTCCGTCCGCTACGACGGCCGTGACATCGGGCATCTGTCGCAGCGCGAGCTGAAGCCGCTCCGGAAGGACCTCCAGATGGTCTTCCAGGACCCGCACTCCTCCCTCAACCCGCGGCAGACGGTAGCCAGGATCATCTCCGATCCGCTGCTGGTGCAGGGCAGTTCGGCGGCCGACGCGCGCAGGCGAGCGGCCGAGCTGATGGAACTGGTCGGCCTCATCCCGGAACACATCGACCGCTACCCGCACGAGTTCTCCGGCGGCCAGGCCCAGCGCATCGGCATCGCCCGCGCCCTGGCCACCAGCCCCCGGCTCGTCGTCGCCGACGAACCGGTCTCCGCCCTCGACGTCTCCGTCCAGGCCCAGATCGTCAACCTGATGGAGCGCCTCCAGCGCGAACTCGGCCTCGCCTACCTCTTCATCGCCCACGACCTCTCCGTCGTGAAGCGGGTCTGCGACCGGGTCGCCGTGATGTACCTGGGCCGGATCGTCGAGATCGGGGACAAAGAACGGGTGTACGCGGCCCCCGCGCACCCCTACACACGGGCCCTGCTCTCCGCCGTGCCCCTGCCCGACCCGGTCGCCGAGCGGACCCGGGAGCGCATCACCCTGCTCGGCGACCCGCCGAGCCCGGCCGCTCCCCCGCCCGGCTGCACCTTCCACCCGCGCTGCCCGAAGGCGCAGGCGGTCTGCCGTACCGAAGCCCCGCTGCTGCGGATCGACGCCCCGGGCGGGACCCGCCGGGTCGCCTGCCACTTCCCGGAGAGCCTCTGA
- a CDS encoding ABC transporter ATP-binding protein has product MTDTPPLLSVRDLSVTFPTPRGPVRAVDTLSFDVRHGRTLGIVGESGSGKSVTSLAVLGLHTGAEVTGSITLAGQELVGLPERELNRLRGRRMAMIFQDPLSSLHPYYTVGEQIAEHHRVHFGSGRKAARERAVEALAEVGIPEPRRRSREYPHQFSGGMRQRVMIAMALACEPELLIADEPTTALDVTVQAQILELIAQIQEERALAVVMITHDLGVIARVAHDVLVMYGGRAAEHAPAEALFATPAHPYTRGLLDSLPRLDDRDDAPLRAIPGSPPSLLAPAPGCAFAPRCPRAAEAPDDERSHCRTERPALGGPAGHPVACHFPAYEGVAP; this is encoded by the coding sequence ATGACCGACACCCCACCGCTGCTCTCGGTGCGGGACCTCTCCGTCACCTTCCCGACTCCGCGCGGCCCCGTCCGGGCCGTGGACACCCTCTCCTTCGACGTCCGGCACGGCCGGACCCTCGGCATCGTCGGCGAGTCCGGCTCCGGCAAGTCCGTCACCTCGCTCGCCGTGCTCGGTCTGCACACCGGCGCCGAGGTCACCGGCTCCATCACCCTGGCGGGCCAGGAACTCGTCGGCCTGCCCGAGCGCGAGCTGAACCGGCTACGGGGCCGGAGGATGGCGATGATCTTCCAGGACCCGCTCTCCAGCCTGCACCCGTACTACACCGTCGGGGAGCAGATCGCCGAGCACCACCGGGTGCACTTCGGCAGCGGCCGCAAGGCCGCCCGGGAACGGGCCGTCGAGGCCCTCGCCGAGGTCGGCATCCCCGAGCCGCGGCGCCGGTCCCGCGAGTACCCGCACCAGTTCTCCGGCGGCATGCGCCAGCGCGTGATGATCGCGATGGCGCTCGCCTGCGAACCGGAACTCCTCATCGCCGACGAGCCGACCACGGCCCTCGACGTCACCGTCCAGGCCCAGATCCTGGAACTGATCGCCCAGATCCAGGAGGAGCGCGCTCTCGCCGTCGTGATGATCACGCACGATCTCGGGGTCATCGCCCGAGTGGCCCACGACGTCCTGGTGATGTACGGCGGCAGGGCCGCCGAACACGCCCCGGCGGAAGCCCTGTTCGCCACACCGGCCCACCCGTACACCCGAGGACTGCTCGACTCCCTGCCGCGCCTCGACGACCGCGACGACGCCCCGCTGCGGGCGATCCCCGGCAGCCCGCCGTCCCTGCTCGCCCCCGCGCCCGGGTGCGCGTTCGCCCCTCGCTGTCCACGGGCCGCGGAGGCCCCCGACGACGAGCGCTCCCACTGCCGTACCGAGCGCCCCGCGCTCGGCGGACCTGCCGGGCACCCGGTCGCCTGCCACTTCCCCGCGTACGAAGGCGTCGCCCCATGA
- a CDS encoding ABC transporter permease: MILYLGRRLLGVVGVLAAIAAVTFTIFYVLPSDPAAAACGKSCSAERLEAIRTHMGLDQPLWRQFADFATGIFTGRTMGSGQYALHCDFPCLGYSYENSQGVWDLLVDRLPVSASLALGAAAIWLLLGLSAGVAAALRKDTLTDRALMVGAVAAASLPVYFTSVVLIYGLIRVAGLLPYPQYTPFGSDPLGWASNLLLPWLALAILYAAVYARQSRSSMIETMAEPYIRTARAKGLPRRTVVVKHGLRAGMTPILTIFGMDLGGLLAGAVITESIFGLPGIGRLFYGALSTGDQPVILGVTLLAATFIVVANLAVDLLYAVVDPRVRY; this comes from the coding sequence GTGATCCTCTATCTCGGCCGTCGGCTGCTCGGCGTCGTCGGCGTCCTCGCCGCCATCGCCGCGGTCACCTTCACCATCTTCTACGTCCTGCCCTCCGACCCGGCCGCCGCGGCCTGCGGCAAGTCGTGCAGCGCGGAGCGCCTGGAGGCGATCCGGACCCACATGGGCCTGGACCAGCCGCTGTGGCGGCAGTTCGCCGACTTCGCCACCGGTATCTTCACCGGCCGCACCATGGGCAGCGGCCAGTACGCCCTGCACTGCGACTTCCCCTGCCTCGGCTACTCGTACGAGAACAGCCAGGGCGTATGGGACCTCCTCGTCGACCGGCTCCCGGTCTCCGCCTCGCTCGCCCTCGGCGCCGCCGCGATCTGGCTGCTCCTCGGACTCTCCGCGGGCGTCGCGGCGGCGCTGCGCAAGGACACCCTCACCGACCGCGCCCTCATGGTCGGGGCGGTCGCCGCCGCCTCCCTGCCCGTCTACTTCACCTCGGTCGTGCTGATCTACGGCCTGATCCGGGTGGCCGGGCTGCTGCCCTATCCGCAGTACACGCCCTTCGGCTCCGACCCTCTCGGCTGGGCGTCGAACCTGCTGCTGCCCTGGCTGGCGCTGGCGATCCTGTACGCGGCCGTGTACGCGCGGCAGAGCCGCAGTTCGATGATCGAGACGATGGCGGAGCCGTACATCCGCACCGCCCGCGCCAAGGGCCTGCCACGCCGCACCGTGGTCGTCAAGCACGGTCTGCGGGCCGGGATGACGCCGATCCTCACCATCTTCGGCATGGACCTCGGCGGCCTGCTCGCGGGCGCCGTCATCACCGAGTCCATCTTCGGACTGCCCGGCATCGGGCGGCTCTTCTACGGCGCGCTGTCCACCGGCGACCAGCCGGTCATCCTCGGCGTCACCCTGCTCGCCGCCACCTTCATCGTCGTCGCCAACCTGGCCGTCGACCTCCTGTACGCCGTCGTCGACCCGCGAGTGAGGTACTGA
- a CDS encoding ABC transporter permease: MPTISPPQRAGSGPWQLARAELRRRPAVQISLAVITLFVVMAVAAPLLSALGGWGPHEFDKTAVDPYLGGLPIGPLGGVGSEHWLGVEPVTGRDLFARVVHGAQVSLLIAFAATAIVVVAGVAAGIASGYFGGRTDTVLSRLMDLTMSFPSLIFMIAMMSVARDVNRIVLMTLVIGLFGWPGIARVVRGQTLSLKHREYVDAARVGGSGAWRILTRDILPGVAGPVIAYTTLIIPGMISTEAALSYLGVGVRPPTPSWGQMIAESVAYYDTDPMYFIVPSLCLFLTVLAFTLLGDALRDILDPRGSRK, translated from the coding sequence ATGCCCACCATCTCCCCGCCCCAGCGCGCGGGCAGCGGCCCCTGGCAACTCGCCCGCGCGGAACTGCGCCGCCGCCCCGCCGTGCAGATCTCCCTCGCCGTGATCACCCTCTTCGTGGTCATGGCCGTGGCCGCCCCGCTGCTCAGTGCGCTGGGCGGCTGGGGCCCCCACGAGTTCGACAAGACGGCCGTCGACCCCTACCTCGGCGGCCTCCCGATCGGCCCGCTCGGCGGGGTCGGCTCCGAGCACTGGCTCGGCGTCGAACCCGTCACCGGCCGCGACCTGTTCGCCCGGGTCGTGCACGGCGCCCAGGTGTCCCTGCTCATCGCCTTCGCCGCCACCGCGATCGTCGTGGTCGCCGGCGTGGCGGCCGGGATCGCGTCCGGCTACTTCGGCGGCCGCACCGACACCGTGCTCTCCCGCCTGATGGACCTGACGATGTCCTTCCCGTCCCTCATCTTCATGATCGCCATGATGTCGGTGGCCCGGGACGTCAACCGGATCGTGCTCATGACCCTGGTCATCGGCCTGTTCGGCTGGCCCGGCATCGCCCGCGTCGTCCGTGGCCAGACCCTGTCGCTCAAGCACCGCGAGTACGTCGACGCGGCCCGCGTCGGCGGATCGGGCGCCTGGCGCATCCTCACCCGGGACATCCTCCCGGGCGTCGCCGGGCCGGTCATCGCCTACACGACCCTGATCATCCCGGGGATGATCAGCACCGAGGCCGCCCTCAGCTACCTCGGCGTCGGCGTCCGTCCCCCCACACCGTCGTGGGGACAGATGATCGCGGAGAGCGTCGCCTACTACGACACGGACCCCATGTACTTCATCGTCCCGAGCCTCTGCCTCTTCCTCACCGTGCTCGCCTTCACCCTGCTCGGAGACGCGCTGCGCGACATCCTCGACCCGAGGGGAAGCCGCAAGTGA
- a CDS encoding ABC transporter substrate-binding protein, translating to MDRNARNTALATTLVTALALGTTACAGGDEAGGRAGGNPVTVNNGTTVGGTPQRGGTLTVLSNQDFTHLDPARNWVMGDMDFGTRLLYRTLVTYKAEPGPKGGELIPDLAEDLGTSSNGAKTWTFRLKKGLKYEDGTPVTAQDVKYNVERSFSPDLPGGPDYAARYLAGAEGYQGPAQGKHLDSVRTPDDRTIVFELRKPFAEFPYATVLPTFAPVPKARDKGPQYDNRPFSSGPYKIESYARDKQLVLVRNTHWAPATDQVRKAYPDRIVVTMGLKGNQIDDRLIASSGADASAVSWGKLRPESTPKVLTRPEVKARLLAESTNCTEMVQMHTGRAPFDHVKVRQAVQYALDREAVLTASGGPALNDPASALMPGSLFDGGRQPDTLDIPPAGDVAKAKQLLKEAGNPDGFSTSITVSNGDKGVAEAVQQSLGRAGIKVTIETVDPSAFYDTIGDTKNRTDLVYTGWCPDYPSGSTFLPFVFDGRYIKEKGNSGNHSLFRDEPTMKRMDEIAAMADAKRANKAWQELDGQILGKAPTAPAVVERMPLLLGTNIAGAFGHTSFGGQIDYATVGLKNPSASGS from the coding sequence ATGGACAGAAACGCACGCAACACCGCCCTCGCCACCACCCTGGTGACGGCCCTCGCTCTCGGCACGACCGCCTGCGCGGGCGGCGACGAGGCAGGCGGCCGCGCAGGCGGGAACCCGGTGACCGTCAACAACGGCACGACGGTCGGCGGGACCCCGCAGCGGGGCGGCACCCTGACCGTCCTGTCCAACCAGGACTTCACCCATCTCGACCCGGCCCGCAACTGGGTCATGGGCGACATGGACTTCGGCACCCGACTGCTCTACCGCACCCTGGTCACGTACAAGGCCGAACCGGGGCCCAAGGGCGGCGAGCTGATACCCGACCTGGCCGAGGACCTCGGTACCTCCTCCAACGGGGCGAAGACCTGGACCTTCCGCCTGAAGAAGGGCCTGAAGTACGAGGACGGCACCCCCGTCACCGCCCAGGACGTCAAATACAACGTCGAGCGCTCCTTCTCCCCCGACCTGCCCGGCGGTCCCGACTACGCGGCCCGCTACCTCGCCGGGGCCGAGGGCTACCAGGGCCCGGCCCAGGGCAAGCACCTCGACTCCGTCAGGACCCCCGACGACCGCACGATCGTCTTCGAACTGCGCAAGCCCTTCGCCGAGTTCCCCTACGCCACGGTCCTGCCCACCTTCGCCCCGGTGCCCAAGGCCCGGGACAAGGGGCCGCAGTACGACAACCGCCCGTTCTCCTCGGGCCCGTACAAGATCGAGTCGTACGCCCGGGACAAGCAGCTCGTCCTCGTGCGCAACACCCACTGGGCCCCGGCGACGGACCAGGTCCGCAAGGCGTACCCGGACCGGATCGTCGTGACCATGGGTTTGAAGGGCAACCAGATCGACGACCGGCTCATCGCGAGTTCCGGCGCGGACGCCTCGGCCGTGTCCTGGGGGAAGCTGCGTCCCGAGTCCACCCCGAAGGTGCTCACCCGGCCCGAGGTGAAGGCGCGGCTGCTCGCCGAGTCGACCAACTGCACCGAGATGGTGCAGATGCACACCGGCCGGGCCCCCTTCGACCACGTCAAGGTCCGCCAGGCCGTGCAGTACGCCCTCGACCGTGAGGCCGTCCTGACCGCCTCCGGCGGCCCGGCGCTCAACGACCCGGCCAGCGCCCTCATGCCCGGCTCCCTCTTCGACGGCGGCCGGCAGCCCGACACCCTCGACATCCCGCCGGCCGGGGACGTCGCCAAGGCCAAGCAGCTCCTGAAGGAGGCGGGCAATCCCGACGGCTTCTCCACCAGCATCACCGTGTCCAACGGCGACAAGGGCGTCGCCGAGGCGGTCCAGCAGTCGCTGGGCCGTGCCGGGATCAAGGTGACCATCGAGACGGTCGACCCCTCCGCCTTCTACGACACGATCGGCGACACCAAGAACCGCACCGACCTCGTCTACACCGGCTGGTGCCCCGACTACCCGTCCGGCTCCACCTTCCTGCCGTTCGTCTTCGACGGCCGCTACATCAAGGAGAAGGGCAACTCCGGCAACCACTCCCTCTTCCGTGACGAGCCCACCATGAAGCGCATGGACGAGATCGCCGCCATGGCGGACGCCAAGCGGGCCAACAAGGCCTGGCAGGAGCTGGACGGGCAGATCCTCGGCAAGGCCCCGACCGCGCCCGCCGTGGTCGAGCGCATGCCACTGCTGCTCGGCACCAACATCGCCGGCGCCTTCGGCCACACCTCCTTCGGCGGGCAGATCGACTACGCGACGGTCGGCCTCAAGAACCCTTCCGCGAGCGGGAGCTGA
- a CDS encoding NAD(P)/FAD-dependent oxidoreductase, which yields MLTRNSSDVIVIGAGVIGAACAFYAARAGLAVTVVDRGSVAGGTTGAGEGNLLVSDKGPGPELELALLSAGLWRELAGLLPEGIEYELKGGLVVASGEAGMRALRDFAAGQAKAGVTAQEVSADRVRELEPCLARGLPGGFLYPQDAQVMPALAAAHLLRAAGERVRVRLGEEVVGLLTGSAGEVRGVRTAAGEIRAPHVVNAAGTWGGRLARIAGVELPVLPRRGFVLVTEPLPRVVRHKVYAADYVADVASGSAALQTSPVVEGTPAGPVLIGASRERVGFDRTLSTEVVRRLAAGATALFPVLATVRAMRAYAGFRPYLPDHLPAIGPDPRVPGLLHACGHEGAGIGLAPATGLIIAACLAGGEQPFDIRPFRPERFDPPVP from the coding sequence GTGCTCACGAGAAACAGCTCGGATGTCATCGTCATCGGCGCCGGCGTGATCGGCGCGGCCTGCGCCTTCTACGCCGCCCGAGCCGGCCTCGCCGTCACCGTCGTCGACCGCGGCTCCGTCGCGGGCGGTACGACCGGTGCGGGCGAGGGCAATCTCCTGGTCTCCGACAAGGGGCCGGGCCCCGAGCTCGAACTCGCCCTCCTGTCCGCCGGACTGTGGCGCGAACTGGCAGGTCTCCTGCCCGAGGGGATCGAGTACGAGCTCAAGGGCGGCCTCGTCGTCGCCTCCGGCGAGGCCGGGATGCGCGCCCTGCGCGACTTCGCGGCCGGGCAGGCGAAGGCGGGAGTCACCGCCCAGGAGGTGTCGGCGGACCGTGTCCGTGAACTGGAGCCCTGCCTGGCCCGCGGCCTGCCCGGTGGTTTCCTCTATCCCCAGGACGCCCAGGTCATGCCCGCGCTCGCCGCCGCCCACCTGCTGCGCGCGGCCGGAGAGCGGGTACGCGTCCGGCTCGGCGAAGAGGTCGTCGGTCTGCTCACCGGCTCTGCCGGGGAGGTGCGCGGGGTGCGTACGGCGGCCGGGGAGATCCGCGCGCCGCACGTCGTGAACGCCGCCGGGACCTGGGGCGGCCGGCTCGCGCGGATCGCGGGGGTGGAGCTGCCCGTGCTGCCCCGGCGGGGCTTCGTCCTGGTCACCGAGCCGCTGCCGCGTGTGGTGCGCCACAAGGTGTACGCGGCCGACTATGTCGCGGACGTGGCCAGCGGATCGGCGGCGCTGCAGACCTCCCCGGTGGTCGAGGGCACCCCGGCGGGTCCGGTCCTGATCGGAGCGAGCCGGGAGCGGGTCGGCTTCGACCGGACGCTCTCGACCGAGGTCGTGCGTCGCCTCGCCGCCGGGGCCACCGCGCTCTTCCCGGTCCTGGCCACCGTACGGGCGATGAGGGCCTACGCAGGCTTCCGGCCGTACCTGCCGGATCATCTGCCGGCGATCGGGCCCGACCCGCGGGTCCCCGGACTCCTGCACGCCTGCGGGCACGAAGGGGCGGGGATCGGACTGGCGCCGGCGACCGGCCTGATCATCGCGGCCTGCCTGGCAGGCGGGGAACAGCCCTTCGACATAAGGCCGTTCAGACCGGAGCGATTCGATCCGCCGGTGCCGTGA
- a CDS encoding (2Fe-2S)-binding protein produces the protein MARTPADLVGAQPDPPFEITFDGRPVVVLPGQTVAAALWGAGILAWRTTRGGGRPRGAFCGIGQCFDCLATVNGVPGRRACLVPAQPGDVITTQEGHGHDRLGA, from the coding sequence GTGGCCCGTACCCCCGCCGACCTGGTCGGGGCACAGCCCGATCCGCCGTTCGAGATCACCTTCGACGGACGTCCTGTCGTCGTCCTGCCCGGTCAGACCGTCGCCGCCGCCCTGTGGGGCGCCGGAATCCTGGCCTGGCGCACCACCCGCGGCGGCGGCCGGCCGCGCGGCGCGTTCTGCGGCATCGGGCAGTGCTTCGACTGCCTCGCCACGGTCAATGGCGTGCCGGGCCGCCGGGCCTGCCTGGTCCCCGCACAGCCCGGCGATGTGATCACGACACAGGAAGGGCACGGCCATGACCGACTCGGTGCCTGA
- a CDS encoding NAD(P)/FAD-dependent oxidoreductase produces the protein MTDSVPEPTGSYDLAVIGAGSAGLAGAVTACELGLSVALLDSSPQPGGQFYRHPAPALGAVRPEALHHDWSAFSDLRRRLSASDIAHLTGHHVWSVAREADGSWSVHAVTGADGTAERPVRVRARALLLATGAYERQLPFPGWTLPGVVGAGGAQAMLKSGLVLPGRRVVVAGSGPLLLAVASSLAAAGARVPAVVEASGYARYARRPRVLLTNPRKAAEALVHSAALLRHRVRVRLRSAVTEVHGTDRVEAVTVTRLDRDWRPARGAGRRIDCDALAVGHGLVPQIELATSLGCATRVLPDRTLGLALDDLQETSVRGLWAAGEAGGVGGAELARTEGELAGRAVAARLRGGRGAGAGRTAGLRRRRDRMRAFADVMAAAHAPGPGWTAWLDDTTDVCRCEEVTAGRVREAVADLGARDARTVKLLTRAGMGWCQGRMCGTAVACLAARDGRGEPPAERRPFAVPVSLATLAALDETTAPGTAQNNAP, from the coding sequence ATGACCGACTCGGTGCCTGAACCGACCGGCTCTTACGACCTCGCGGTCATCGGAGCGGGTTCCGCCGGACTCGCCGGGGCCGTCACCGCCTGTGAGCTCGGCCTCTCCGTCGCCTTGCTGGACTCCTCTCCCCAGCCCGGCGGTCAGTTCTACCGGCATCCCGCACCCGCCCTGGGCGCGGTGCGGCCCGAGGCGCTGCACCACGACTGGTCCGCCTTCTCCGACCTGCGACGCCGCCTGTCGGCCAGCGACATCGCCCACCTCACAGGCCATCACGTGTGGTCCGTCGCGCGGGAGGCCGACGGTTCCTGGTCCGTGCACGCCGTCACCGGCGCCGACGGCACCGCGGAACGGCCCGTCCGGGTACGAGCCCGGGCGCTGTTGCTCGCCACCGGCGCGTACGAGCGTCAGCTGCCCTTCCCCGGCTGGACGCTGCCCGGCGTCGTGGGCGCCGGAGGCGCCCAGGCCATGCTCAAGTCGGGCCTCGTGCTCCCCGGCCGACGCGTCGTGGTGGCGGGCAGCGGCCCCCTCCTGCTCGCCGTCGCCTCGTCGCTGGCCGCGGCCGGCGCGCGGGTGCCGGCCGTGGTGGAGGCGTCCGGATACGCGCGGTACGCCCGCCGCCCCCGGGTACTCCTGACCAACCCGCGGAAGGCCGCCGAGGCCCTGGTCCACAGCGCCGCCCTGCTCCGCCACCGGGTACGCGTACGGCTGCGCAGCGCCGTCACCGAGGTGCACGGCACCGACCGAGTCGAAGCCGTCACCGTCACGCGCCTCGACCGGGACTGGCGGCCCGCGCGGGGGGCGGGCCGCCGGATCGACTGTGACGCGCTCGCCGTCGGGCACGGGCTCGTTCCCCAGATCGAGTTGGCCACCTCGCTCGGCTGCGCCACCCGCGTTCTGCCGGACCGCACGCTGGGCCTCGCTCTGGACGACCTCCAGGAGACCTCCGTCCGCGGCCTGTGGGCGGCGGGGGAGGCCGGAGGCGTGGGCGGAGCCGAACTCGCCCGTACCGAAGGGGAGCTGGCCGGGCGAGCGGTGGCCGCGCGACTGCGCGGCGGGCGGGGTGCCGGTGCGGGGCGGACCGCCGGGCTCCGGCGCCGCCGGGACCGTATGCGCGCCTTCGCCGACGTCATGGCCGCCGCTCACGCTCCCGGCCCCGGCTGGACCGCATGGCTCGACGACACCACGGACGTCTGCCGTTGCGAGGAGGTCACCGCGGGGCGGGTCCGCGAGGCGGTCGCGGACCTCGGGGCGCGGGACGCACGGACGGTCAAGCTGCTCACCCGGGCGGGCATGGGCTGGTGCCAGGGGCGGATGTGCGGGACGGCCGTCGCCTGCCTGGCAGCCCGCGACGGCCGGGGCGAACCACCCGCCGAGCGCCGCCCGTTCGCCGTGCCGGTTTCGCTGGCGACGCTCGCCGCGCTCGACGAGACCACGGCACCGGGGACCGCGCAGAACAATGCCCCGTAA